In the Natronobacterium texcoconense genome, one interval contains:
- a CDS encoding anthranilate synthase component II has translation MSDRTRILVIDNYDSFAYNLVQYVGEVADEVVVRRNDVIDLEDLRDLDPTGIVVSPGPGTPQEAGISIPLFAETEYPILGVCLGHQALCAANGSPVVHAPEVVHGKPSTVSHDGTGIFDGLPETFQVGRYHSLAVERGDLPESLEETARTTDERGVLMAVRHREKPHLGVQFHPESILTRGHDDAASGDGISLRVGKRMVENFCRFAARVDG, from the coding sequence ATGAGTGATCGGACTCGAATTTTGGTGATCGACAATTACGACTCATTCGCCTACAACCTCGTCCAGTACGTGGGCGAGGTGGCCGACGAGGTCGTCGTCCGGCGAAACGACGTGATCGATCTCGAGGACCTCCGCGACCTCGATCCCACGGGTATCGTCGTCTCGCCGGGACCCGGCACGCCACAGGAGGCAGGGATCTCGATTCCCCTGTTCGCCGAGACCGAGTATCCTATCCTGGGGGTCTGTCTCGGCCATCAGGCGCTGTGTGCTGCCAACGGGTCGCCCGTGGTTCACGCGCCCGAGGTCGTCCACGGCAAGCCCTCGACTGTCAGCCACGACGGGACGGGGATCTTCGACGGCCTGCCCGAGACGTTCCAGGTCGGGCGCTACCACTCGCTGGCCGTCGAGCGTGGCGACCTGCCGGAATCGCTCGAGGAGACCGCCCGGACAACCGACGAACGCGGCGTCTTGATGGCCGTTCGCCACAGGGAGAAGCCTCACCTCGGCGTCCAGTTCCACCCCGAGAGCATCCTCACTCGTGGGCACGACGACGCCGCCAGCGGGGACGGTATCTCGCTTCGCGTGGGGAAGCGGATGGTCGAGAACTTCTGTCGGTTCGCCGCTCGAGTCGACGGGTGA
- a CDS encoding type II toxin-antitoxin system PemK/MazF family toxin → MTDIQGEVWWGPAPHKSDGAYRPWLVVSDSSHPFSADECIVVAMTTQNHPDGIPVPDEAWTRGGSNKEAYVSPWYVTTIKHRDLDNQQGELADALVAEAIEALHGYTSL, encoded by the coding sequence ATGACCGACATACAAGGAGAAGTCTGGTGGGGTCCAGCACCGCACAAATCCGACGGCGCGTATCGTCCGTGGCTCGTCGTCAGCGATAGCTCACATCCGTTTTCGGCCGACGAGTGTATCGTCGTCGCGATGACGACCCAGAACCACCCCGATGGAATCCCCGTTCCCGACGAAGCGTGGACTCGAGGCGGGTCAAACAAAGAGGCATACGTGTCTCCGTGGTACGTAACGACGATCAAACACCGCGATCTCGACAACCAGCAAGGGGAGCTCGCGGATGCACTCGTTGCAGAGGCTATCGAAGCCCTGCACGGCTACACGTCACTGTGA
- a CDS encoding MarR family transcriptional regulator yields the protein MPIDIERFEADPVEELRANGRTNAEEILSFLASSPDKAFTPKEIHESTDVARGSVGVVLSRLEDRELVRHRGEYWAIADDEDVEKTLSAMATARAATDRLGSEDPDEWGPGVETDDDDRDE from the coding sequence GTGCCCATCGACATCGAACGGTTCGAGGCGGACCCGGTGGAGGAACTTCGGGCGAACGGACGGACAAACGCGGAGGAAATCCTCTCATTCCTCGCGTCGTCGCCCGACAAGGCGTTCACACCGAAGGAGATCCACGAATCGACCGACGTCGCACGCGGTAGCGTCGGCGTCGTCCTGTCGCGGTTAGAAGACCGGGAACTCGTCCGCCACCGCGGCGAGTACTGGGCGATCGCCGACGACGAGGACGTCGAGAAGACACTCAGTGCGATGGCAACCGCTCGAGCGGCTACCGATCGACTCGGCTCTGAGGATCCCGACGAGTGGGGGCCCGGCGTGGAGACGGACGATGACGATCGAGACGAATAG
- a CDS encoding aminotransferase class IV translates to MTDDLIYHVDGDLVPASEATVSVDDRGFRYGDAAFETLRAYGGTVFEWERHVERLEATCDTLSLEHGLSPADLRERIDETLAANDLADAYVRLSITRGVQPGKLTPQPEVDPTVVIYVKPLPRGGLEGAPVWDEPATLETVETRKIPDAALPASAKTHNYLNGILARTELSSEVDEALLLDADGHAAEGTTSNLFFVRDDVLHTPSTDGPVLPGITREVVLELADEAEIPTREGTYDLEDILAADEAFLTNRTWGLRPVAGVDGRAIGGGPVTDRLSRLYDERVEERCYG, encoded by the coding sequence ATGACCGACGACCTCATCTACCACGTCGACGGTGACCTCGTCCCCGCAAGCGAGGCGACCGTCAGCGTCGACGACCGCGGCTTCCGGTACGGCGACGCCGCCTTCGAGACACTGCGGGCCTACGGCGGGACGGTCTTCGAGTGGGAGCGCCACGTCGAGCGCCTCGAGGCCACCTGCGACACCCTGTCGCTCGAGCACGGCCTCTCGCCAGCGGACCTCCGGGAGCGGATCGACGAGACGCTCGCGGCCAACGACCTCGCGGATGCCTACGTCCGCCTCTCGATCACGCGCGGCGTCCAGCCCGGAAAGCTGACCCCCCAGCCCGAGGTCGATCCCACGGTCGTGATCTACGTGAAACCGCTCCCGCGTGGCGGCCTCGAGGGCGCCCCCGTCTGGGACGAGCCAGCGACGCTCGAGACCGTCGAGACGCGCAAGATTCCCGACGCAGCCCTGCCCGCGAGCGCGAAGACACACAACTACCTGAACGGCATCCTGGCGCGGACGGAACTCTCGAGTGAGGTCGACGAGGCGCTCCTGTTAGACGCGGACGGCCACGCCGCCGAGGGGACGACGAGCAACCTGTTTTTCGTTCGTGACGACGTCCTGCATACTCCCTCGACCGACGGTCCCGTCCTGCCCGGAATTACGCGAGAGGTCGTCCTCGAACTCGCCGACGAAGCCGAAATTCCGACTCGAGAAGGAACGTACGACCTCGAGGACATCCTCGCGGCAGACGAGGCGTTCCTGACGAACCGAACGTGGGGACTGCGGCCGGTCGCGGGGGTCGACGGGCGAGCGATCGGTGGTGGGCCAGTGACGGATCGCCTCTCGAGGCTGTACGACGAGCGCGTCGAGGAGCGCTGTTACGGGTAG